The proteins below are encoded in one region of Ktedonobacterales bacterium:
- the rpmB gene encoding 50S ribosomal protein L28: MAAGRCDVCLRKPQYGSNVSHSKRHTNRRFVVNVQHRRLPINGVTQYVNICTRCLRTMNKVPKAR, from the coding sequence ATGGCTGCCGGACGCTGCGATGTCTGTCTGCGAAAGCCGCAGTACGGAAGCAATGTCAGTCACTCGAAACGTCATACCAACCGGCGATTTGTGGTGAATGTTCAGCACCGCCGCCTGCCAATCAATGGCGTCACGCAGTATGTCAATATCTGCACACGCTGCCTGCGTACCATGAACAAAGTACCCAAGGCCCGTTAG
- a CDS encoding Asp23/Gls24 family envelope stress response protein — protein MQMSQTEQTAEQRQRRGKIEVSPQAIGTIAGRAVSECYGVVGIAGKRLRNGAAELLPAERYHQGIEVQFSNEQIIIDLYVVLEYGLRISEIAHNIMGNVKFAVEKMLGVPVVQVNVNVQGLRVSAPDAR, from the coding sequence ATGCAAATGTCACAAACTGAGCAGACAGCAGAGCAGCGCCAGCGTCGCGGCAAAATAGAGGTTTCTCCCCAGGCCATTGGAACCATTGCTGGCCGCGCGGTCAGCGAATGCTATGGCGTTGTGGGGATCGCTGGTAAACGGCTGCGCAATGGGGCGGCGGAATTGTTGCCTGCGGAACGCTATCATCAAGGTATTGAAGTCCAGTTTAGTAACGAGCAAATCATTATTGATCTCTATGTGGTTCTGGAGTATGGCCTGCGCATCTCGGAAATTGCTCATAACATCATGGGCAACGTGAAGTTTGCCGTAGAAAAGATGCTTGGGGTACCCGTTGTCCAGGTGAATGTGAACGTGCAGGGGTTGAGGGTCAGCGCGCCCGATGCCCGCTGA